Proteins encoded by one window of Tunturibacter psychrotolerans:
- a CDS encoding mechanosensitive ion channel family protein, protein MMLLLTMAPQDDTIMDTIGRDWHNDILFFLQYKLPKIVAVLLIIFLLQRVVLFFVKKMRSRADHQIGNFHRAAQLRTMASILRATSYGVLGFIAFLQILNIFDIPYQPILASAGIIGVGVGLGAQSIFKDMINGFFILVEDQYNVGEVVLLAGLKGTVEDLSLRRTTVRDGDGTLYIIPNSQIATVSNLSRDYAVATLQVSVDASANPDKVITLLSKVANEVRHDSAFKDIAIADPVILGVDKIEGRAVTYPVQIRVRANQRDGVLRELRRRIILAFEKEGIPLGNDPANMLILRAPNPTAPPAQQPFGG, encoded by the coding sequence ATGATGCTCCTTCTCACCATGGCCCCGCAAGACGATACCATCATGGATACCATCGGACGAGACTGGCATAACGACATCTTGTTCTTTCTGCAGTACAAACTGCCTAAGATCGTCGCCGTCCTCCTAATCATCTTCCTTCTCCAGCGTGTCGTTCTCTTCTTCGTCAAAAAGATGCGTTCGCGGGCTGACCATCAGATCGGCAACTTCCATCGCGCCGCCCAGCTTCGCACCATGGCCTCCATCTTGCGAGCCACCTCCTATGGTGTTCTCGGGTTCATCGCCTTTCTGCAAATCCTCAACATCTTTGACATCCCCTACCAACCCATCCTCGCCTCAGCCGGAATCATCGGCGTCGGCGTCGGCCTTGGCGCTCAATCCATCTTCAAAGACATGATCAACGGGTTCTTCATCCTCGTCGAAGACCAGTACAACGTCGGCGAAGTCGTCCTGCTCGCCGGTCTCAAGGGCACCGTCGAAGACCTCTCCCTCCGCCGCACCACCGTCCGCGACGGCGACGGCACGCTCTACATCATCCCCAACAGCCAGATCGCCACCGTCTCCAACCTCTCCCGCGACTACGCCGTCGCCACCCTCCAGGTCTCGGTCGACGCCAGCGCCAATCCTGACAAGGTCATCACTCTCCTCAGCAAAGTCGCCAACGAAGTCCGCCACGACTCCGCCTTCAAAGACATCGCCATCGCCGACCCGGTCATCCTCGGCGTCGACAAGATCGAAGGCCGCGCCGTCACCTACCCCGTCCAGATCCGCGTCCGAGCCAATCAGCGCGATGGCGTCCTCCGCGAGCTGCGACGCCGCATCATCCTCGCCTTTGAAAAGGAGGGCATCCCCCTCGGCAACGACCCCGCAAACATGCTCATCCTCCGCGCCCCCAATCCGACAGCTCCACCCGCCCAACAGCCATTTGGCGGCTGA
- a CDS encoding multicopper oxidase domain-containing protein: MNAARNVLPRSNRVLSSLLLILFSALVLSANAQQSHLTHGAISEQDLAKRSTPAATGSDTADQVCARFTTGSVVSAPPELRSQNGVLEVTMQFLATTDSQGLLRYCYVTNTGLEAPTLRVNPGDQLIIHFQNNLPANLTPPTPADMAGMNMTLSAKDTPATSTSSACNGTMSAAATNIHFHGTNVAPVCGQDEVIHTLIAPGQSFDYKVQIPANEPPGLYWYHPHPHGFSEGQVQGGATGALIVEGLQNVNTSLAGLTERTFVLRDQLLPNSELNDTNIPAWDLSINYVPVTYPGYTPAVIQTNPGQQELWRVANTGADTIFNLQYLVNGTPQPVQIVAIDGYPIAAGSSGQQSESETSVLLPPGSRAEFVITTPNLGDKAQLATQYWNTGPDGDFDPARPIANIVSQAGVENSAVTPAAKHLPSKAVAAKVTRFAALASATPIAQRNLYFSETLLDPTNPLSPTTFFITEVGQTPTVFTMDQPPNITVHSGTVEDWVVENRAEEDHIFHIHQIHFQVLEVNGQPVNDPAIRDTVDIPYWNGSGPYPSVKVRMDFRDPNVIGTFVYHCHILEHEDGGMMGEILVLPGGSASTTSAAASATSVSPNGNITLTANVADAATGAAKPTGLVHFELNGLNVGNPVPLVNGKAVLSTPINGVVGTSNLTAFYQGDATYNESLSAAIPITISTFALSSPGTTAPLGSAALAPINVDVATNYTAPIAFTCAMPSSLTESACFVNPNSMTGTGQASLTVNTTPSHPLSSSRPKTPGWLAAGGGTTFACLFLIALPRRKTRVQAMLAFITTAAFTAALFMAIGCSGSAGTAPGTAKGTYTVVVTGTSGTGASAIQTTVNVPITIQ, from the coding sequence ATGAACGCTGCAAGAAATGTCTTACCGAGATCCAACCGCGTCCTCTCTTCTCTGCTCCTGATCCTGTTCTCCGCGCTCGTCCTGAGCGCGAACGCGCAGCAGTCTCACCTGACGCATGGCGCAATCTCGGAACAAGACCTCGCAAAGCGCTCCACTCCCGCGGCGACCGGCTCCGACACCGCCGATCAGGTCTGCGCGCGCTTCACCACCGGCTCCGTCGTCTCCGCGCCCCCTGAGTTGAGAAGCCAGAATGGCGTCCTCGAAGTCACCATGCAGTTCCTCGCCACGACCGACTCTCAGGGCCTCCTCCGCTACTGCTACGTCACCAACACCGGCCTTGAAGCCCCGACCCTCCGCGTCAATCCCGGCGACCAGCTCATCATTCACTTCCAGAACAATCTCCCCGCAAACCTGACTCCCCCCACCCCCGCCGACATGGCCGGCATGAACATGACCCTCTCCGCAAAGGACACGCCAGCCACCAGCACAAGCAGTGCCTGCAATGGCACCATGTCGGCCGCAGCCACCAACATCCACTTCCACGGCACCAACGTCGCACCGGTATGCGGGCAAGACGAGGTCATCCACACGCTCATCGCGCCGGGCCAAAGCTTCGACTACAAAGTCCAAATCCCTGCGAACGAGCCGCCCGGACTCTACTGGTACCACCCCCATCCTCACGGCTTCAGCGAAGGTCAGGTCCAGGGCGGCGCAACTGGCGCACTCATCGTCGAAGGCCTCCAGAACGTCAACACCTCCCTCGCCGGCCTTACCGAGCGCACCTTCGTCCTGCGCGATCAGCTTCTCCCCAACTCCGAACTCAACGACACCAACATCCCAGCCTGGGACCTCTCCATTAACTACGTCCCCGTCACCTATCCCGGCTACACCCCCGCGGTCATACAAACCAACCCCGGCCAGCAGGAGCTATGGCGCGTAGCCAACACCGGCGCCGACACCATCTTCAACCTGCAATACCTCGTCAACGGAACACCCCAGCCAGTCCAGATCGTCGCCATCGACGGCTATCCAATCGCCGCAGGCAGCAGCGGCCAGCAGTCGGAAAGCGAAACCAGCGTCCTCCTCCCACCTGGCTCACGCGCCGAGTTCGTCATCACCACACCAAACCTCGGCGACAAAGCTCAGCTTGCCACGCAGTACTGGAACACCGGCCCAGACGGTGACTTCGACCCCGCCCGTCCGATCGCAAATATCGTCAGCCAAGCCGGTGTCGAAAACTCTGCCGTCACCCCAGCCGCAAAGCATCTCCCGTCGAAGGCCGTCGCGGCCAAAGTAACGCGCTTCGCCGCACTCGCCAGCGCAACCCCAATCGCACAACGCAACCTCTACTTCTCCGAAACGCTCCTCGACCCAACCAACCCACTCAGCCCCACCACCTTCTTCATCACCGAGGTAGGCCAGACCCCAACCGTCTTCACCATGGATCAGCCACCCAACATCACCGTCCACTCCGGCACGGTCGAAGACTGGGTCGTCGAGAACCGCGCTGAGGAAGATCACATCTTCCACATCCATCAAATCCACTTTCAGGTCCTCGAGGTCAACGGCCAGCCCGTCAACGACCCCGCCATCCGCGACACCGTCGACATTCCTTACTGGAACGGCAGCGGCCCCTATCCCAGCGTCAAGGTCCGCATGGACTTCCGAGACCCCAACGTTATCGGAACCTTCGTCTACCACTGCCACATCCTCGAGCACGAAGACGGCGGCATGATGGGCGAGATTCTCGTCCTTCCCGGCGGCTCAGCCTCAACCACCTCCGCCGCCGCATCGGCAACCAGCGTCAGCCCCAACGGAAACATCACACTCACCGCCAACGTAGCCGATGCAGCCACTGGAGCCGCCAAGCCAACCGGCCTCGTACATTTCGAGCTCAACGGCCTCAACGTCGGCAATCCTGTGCCGCTCGTCAACGGAAAGGCCGTCCTCTCCACTCCGATCAACGGAGTCGTAGGCACCAGCAACCTCACCGCCTTCTATCAAGGCGACGCAACCTACAACGAATCGCTCTCCGCAGCGATCCCGATCACCATCTCGACCTTCGCTCTGTCGTCACCCGGCACCACAGCTCCCCTGGGCTCCGCCGCCCTCGCTCCCATTAACGTCGACGTCGCCACCAACTACACCGCACCCATCGCCTTCACCTGCGCCATGCCGTCGAGCCTCACCGAGTCAGCCTGCTTCGTCAATCCAAACTCGATGACCGGCACCGGGCAGGCCTCTCTCACCGTCAACACCACTCCATCTCACCCACTAAGCAGTTCGCGACCGAAGACTCCCGGCTGGCTCGCCGCAGGCGGCGGCACTACCTTCGCCTGCCTCTTCCTGATAGCCCTGCCACGTCGCAAAACCCGCGTCCAGGCCATGCTCGCCTTCATCACCACAGCGGCCTTCACTGCAGCTCTCTTCATGGCCATCGGATGCAGCGGCTCCGCAGGGACTGCCCCCGGCACAGCAAAAGGTACCTACACCGTCGTAGTCACCGGCACCTCAGGCACCGGAGCCTCAGCGATCCAGACCACAGTCAACGTACCAATCACCATCCAGTAA
- a CDS encoding TonB-dependent receptor produces MLSKFRRLGFGISKAFCIVAVLCASIVWASVAGSISGTAKDPSGRVVPKAEITIHETSTGLSYHATANSKGYYTLPVLPVGHYELEAQSPGFRSYQRKDIILDTNASLTIDVAFELGSVKETVSVTDDTVHVETISTQMGEVITGRQMTAVPLNGRSYTDLLSLQAGVAPATSITSSTVQDVGATILNPSGTLNPGTVSVNGQNEFSNYFSVNGSDVEEDVNGGTAIVPNLDAISEFRIITSNFDAEYGEFSGGQISVITKSGTNAFHGSAFEFLRNTDLDARNYFSPTRGAFRQNQFGGTFGGPVHKDKAFFFIDYQGTRQTQGVDTGNISVPSNADRQGNLSDLSSNLTGAVGGPYFAQLLTQKLGYGVTSGEPYYVPGCTSSAQCVFPNATIPQNAWSTPAQRLLQYIPAPNTASGTFATSSFNQTVRDDKAGARLDVNTRIGLISAYYFIDDFNLDDPYPVAQSGASVPGFDALTTGRAQLFSVGDTKTFSASSVNEFHLSFMRNLTNLGQPIGGRNVSLASQGFVNADGSTSIVPLDPKGQSVMNLNFNGYSTGAAANQLIQANNTYQVSDVFSKVIGRHTLKFGGEFHADQVNGAPIAQFNGNFVFTGTETGVDFADYLIGVPSQYNQSQLNPFYARNKYAGLFAQDSFHVLPNLTINYGLRWDRVTPWSERYNQISTFVAGAQSTVFPGAPPGILYPGDPGIPDTLAPISNRSFAPRVGLAWSPQSDSSFLEKILGAPGSTSIRASYGNFYTAIPALSIGVLAANAPYGTTYTSPQAPLFATPFVNAADGQSNGQPFPYTFAPLNSSRSNPDPNIDWSTFEPIEGIPGYDIHNKIPYTEEWVLSIERQLGPNTVFSASYLGTSSHRQLVLIEPNPGNPALCLSLSQPSQVQPGTLTCGPGGEDTVYFPIGGGQVNGTRGPLGSNFGSNALQSTLGHANYNALELSARHTSGRLEFSVAYTYGKSLDQSSNLGEEVNPFNPSLSYAISSFDVKHNLVISYEYQLPFDQFLHPNRLTNGWSLSGITHFATGFPITVINNGDNSLIGTNPNGINNSSIDEPDYNGSALKLNHNPRNGNSYFDTTTFSMNALGSPGTAKRRFFYGPGSDNFDMAIGKRTAITESKSLLFRVEAFNVFNHTQFSGPSSVDGDIGSSTFGDAISAAPPRILQGAAKFTF; encoded by the coding sequence ATGTTGAGCAAGTTTCGTCGTCTCGGTTTCGGTATCAGCAAAGCTTTCTGCATCGTTGCCGTTCTCTGTGCCTCCATCGTCTGGGCCAGCGTCGCAGGAAGCATCTCCGGAACCGCAAAGGATCCCTCCGGAAGAGTCGTTCCAAAGGCCGAGATCACAATCCACGAAACCAGCACAGGCCTCTCCTATCACGCCACCGCCAACAGCAAAGGCTATTACACCCTCCCCGTCCTCCCCGTCGGCCACTACGAGCTCGAGGCCCAGTCCCCCGGCTTCCGGAGCTACCAGCGCAAGGACATCATCCTCGACACAAACGCATCCCTCACCATCGACGTCGCATTCGAGCTAGGCAGCGTCAAAGAAACCGTCAGCGTCACCGACGACACCGTCCACGTCGAAACCATCAGCACCCAGATGGGCGAGGTCATCACCGGCCGCCAGATGACCGCGGTCCCGCTCAATGGCCGCAGCTACACTGACCTTCTCTCCCTCCAGGCTGGCGTCGCTCCCGCCACCTCCATCACCTCCAGCACGGTACAGGACGTAGGCGCCACCATCCTCAACCCCTCCGGCACACTCAACCCCGGCACCGTCTCCGTCAACGGCCAAAACGAATTCTCAAACTACTTCAGCGTCAACGGCAGCGACGTCGAAGAGGACGTCAACGGCGGCACCGCCATCGTCCCCAACCTCGACGCCATCTCCGAGTTCCGCATCATCACCAGCAACTTCGACGCCGAGTACGGTGAATTCAGCGGCGGCCAGATCAGCGTCATCACCAAATCCGGTACCAACGCCTTCCACGGCAGCGCCTTCGAGTTCCTTCGCAACACCGACCTCGACGCCCGCAACTACTTCTCCCCTACGCGCGGCGCCTTTCGCCAAAATCAGTTCGGCGGAACCTTCGGCGGCCCAGTTCACAAAGACAAAGCCTTTTTCTTCATCGACTATCAAGGCACCCGCCAAACCCAGGGCGTGGACACAGGAAACATTAGCGTACCCTCCAACGCCGACCGCCAGGGCAACCTCTCCGATCTCTCCAGCAACCTCACAGGAGCAGTCGGTGGCCCATACTTCGCACAACTCCTCACTCAAAAACTCGGCTACGGCGTAACCTCAGGCGAACCCTACTACGTCCCCGGCTGCACCAGCTCTGCACAGTGCGTCTTCCCCAACGCCACCATCCCGCAGAACGCATGGTCCACTCCCGCACAGAGACTCCTTCAATACATCCCCGCACCAAACACCGCCTCCGGCACCTTCGCAACATCCTCCTTCAACCAGACCGTTCGCGACGACAAAGCCGGAGCACGCTTGGACGTCAACACCCGCATCGGACTCATCTCCGCCTACTACTTCATCGACGACTTCAATCTCGACGACCCCTACCCCGTCGCGCAAAGCGGCGCCAGTGTTCCCGGCTTCGACGCCCTCACCACCGGGCGCGCCCAACTCTTCTCCGTCGGCGACACCAAGACCTTCAGCGCCTCTTCGGTCAACGAATTTCACCTCAGCTTCATGCGCAACCTCACCAATCTCGGCCAGCCCATCGGCGGTCGCAACGTAAGCCTCGCATCCCAGGGCTTCGTCAACGCAGACGGCAGCACCAGCATCGTTCCGCTCGATCCCAAAGGCCAGAGCGTCATGAACCTCAACTTCAACGGCTACTCCACCGGCGCCGCGGCCAATCAACTCATCCAGGCCAACAACACCTATCAGGTCTCTGACGTCTTCTCCAAAGTCATAGGCAGACACACCCTCAAGTTCGGTGGCGAGTTCCACGCCGATCAGGTCAACGGCGCACCCATCGCACAGTTCAACGGCAACTTCGTCTTCACAGGAACAGAAACCGGAGTCGACTTCGCAGACTACCTCATCGGCGTTCCCAGCCAGTACAACCAGAGCCAGCTCAATCCCTTCTACGCGCGCAACAAATACGCCGGCCTCTTCGCGCAAGACAGCTTCCACGTCCTCCCCAACCTAACCATCAACTATGGCCTACGCTGGGACCGCGTCACACCATGGAGCGAGCGCTACAACCAGATCTCCACCTTCGTCGCCGGTGCACAATCCACCGTCTTTCCCGGAGCGCCTCCAGGAATCCTCTATCCCGGCGACCCCGGAATTCCCGACACCCTAGCGCCAATCAGCAATCGAAGCTTCGCCCCGCGCGTAGGTCTCGCATGGTCTCCCCAATCTGACTCAAGCTTCCTCGAAAAAATCCTCGGCGCCCCAGGATCCACCAGCATCCGCGCCAGCTATGGCAACTTCTATACCGCGATCCCCGCGCTCTCCATAGGCGTACTCGCAGCCAACGCTCCCTACGGCACCACCTACACGAGCCCCCAGGCACCGCTCTTCGCTACCCCGTTCGTCAACGCGGCCGACGGCCAGAGCAACGGCCAGCCCTTCCCCTACACCTTCGCACCGCTCAACTCCTCGCGCAGCAATCCCGACCCCAACATCGACTGGAGCACCTTCGAACCAATCGAAGGCATCCCCGGCTATGACATCCACAACAAGATCCCCTACACCGAAGAGTGGGTTCTCTCCATCGAACGTCAGCTAGGCCCCAACACCGTCTTCAGCGCGAGCTACCTAGGCACCTCCAGCCACCGCCAGCTAGTCCTCATCGAACCTAACCCCGGCAACCCCGCGCTCTGCCTTAGCCTCAGCCAACCCAGCCAGGTCCAACCCGGCACCCTCACCTGCGGCCCCGGCGGCGAAGACACCGTCTACTTCCCCATCGGCGGCGGCCAGGTCAACGGAACCCGCGGCCCTCTCGGCTCAAACTTCGGCAGCAACGCCCTCCAATCCACCCTCGGCCACGCCAACTACAACGCCCTCGAACTCAGCGCCCGTCACACCAGTGGCCGTCTCGAGTTCTCCGTCGCCTACACCTACGGAAAATCGCTCGACCAGTCCTCGAACCTCGGCGAAGAGGTCAACCCCTTCAACCCCTCGCTCAGCTACGCAATCTCATCCTTCGACGTGAAGCACAACCTCGTAATCAGCTACGAGTACCAACTTCCCTTCGATCAGTTCCTTCATCCCAACCGCCTCACCAATGGCTGGTCCCTCTCCGGCATCACCCACTTCGCGACCGGCTTCCCCATCACCGTCATCAACAACGGAGACAACTCGCTGATCGGAACCAATCCCAACGGCATCAACAACAGCAGCATCGACGAGCCCGACTACAACGGCTCCGCCCTCAAGCTCAACCACAATCCCCGCAATGGCAACAGCTACTTCGACACCACCACATTCAGCATGAACGCGCTCGGCTCCCCCGGAACCGCGAAGCGCCGCTTCTTCTACGGTCCAGGCTCCGACAACTTCGACATGGCGATCGGCAAAAGAACAGCCATCACCGAATCGAAGTCCCTGCTCTTCCGCGTCGAGGCCTTCAACGTCTTCAACCATACCCAGTTCAGCGGCCCGTCATCAGTCGACGGCGACATCGGCAGCTCAACCTTCGGCGACGCCATCAGCGCAGCTCCCCCCCGCATCCTGCAAGGCGCAGCCAAGTTCACTTTCTGA
- a CDS encoding sodium-translocating pyrophosphatase, giving the protein MVGVSFLAMAVQQVPYAPAVVDGSDGRVYLWIALGVGVLALVAALMLARAVIASDTGTPEMQAISNAIREGAEAFLRRQYKTIGAIAVVLAVVVFVGYKASPRTSPYALKTVVSFLVGAVCSGLAGFTGMYCSIRANIRTASAARTSLNKALQMALRGGAVTGLVVVALSLLGVGLLFLFFGGLEHPQAVPYQLVGFGFGASLVALFAQLGGGIYTKAADVGADLVGKVEAGIPEDDPRNPAVIADLVGDNVGDCAGRGADLFESTAAENVGAMILGAALYPVFGVKGILFPLIVHAINLIASIVGVFVVKTREDEDPMHALNKGFYVTSALALAGFAGAVYTMLNGPQVQPIWLLGCGVIGLVTAFLFVWITEYYTEAIYRPVKSIVEASVTGPATNIISGLAVGMETPAMPVVVISAALLLSYYFGVQGLAGVAGISDYAKGIYGTAIATMGMLSCAAYILAMDTFGPITDNAGGIIEMSNQPHEIRDRTDKLDSAGNTTKALTKGYAIGSASLAAFLLFSAYLEEIKTIVTDKVALAGGYMPVGWSFTNINLAQVPVFVGALLGAMLTYLFSSLAIKAVGRTAQMVVKDVRDQFKENPGIMLGTSKPDYARCVNIVTGAALKEMVVPGLLAVGLPVVVGLIFRHFSASYQASSALYAPGAILPVPAIGGVPVNLAGAEAVAGLLMVGTISGVLLAMLMNNGGGAWDNAKKFIETGQYGGKKSEAHKAAVVGDTVGDPFKDTAGPSLHVLIKLLATITLVLAPLFV; this is encoded by the coding sequence ATGGTTGGAGTAAGTTTTTTGGCGATGGCCGTTCAGCAGGTTCCCTATGCCCCTGCGGTTGTCGACGGTAGCGATGGACGAGTCTATCTGTGGATTGCTCTAGGAGTTGGGGTACTGGCGCTGGTGGCAGCCTTGATGCTGGCACGTGCAGTGATTGCTTCCGATACCGGGACGCCGGAGATGCAGGCGATCTCGAATGCGATTCGCGAGGGGGCGGAGGCGTTTTTGCGGCGCCAATACAAGACCATTGGTGCAATCGCCGTGGTGTTGGCGGTGGTGGTGTTTGTGGGATACAAGGCTTCGCCGAGGACCTCGCCTTACGCGCTGAAGACGGTGGTGAGTTTTCTGGTGGGGGCGGTTTGCTCGGGACTGGCGGGCTTTACGGGGATGTATTGCTCGATTCGGGCGAACATACGGACGGCTTCGGCGGCTCGGACTAGTTTGAATAAGGCGCTGCAGATGGCGCTGCGCGGCGGTGCGGTGACGGGGTTGGTGGTGGTGGCGCTTTCATTGCTGGGCGTGGGGTTGTTGTTCCTGTTTTTTGGGGGATTGGAGCATCCGCAGGCGGTGCCGTATCAGTTGGTGGGCTTTGGGTTTGGAGCTTCGCTGGTGGCGCTATTTGCACAGCTTGGCGGAGGAATTTATACGAAGGCCGCAGACGTTGGTGCGGACCTGGTGGGCAAGGTGGAGGCAGGGATTCCTGAGGACGATCCACGGAACCCGGCTGTGATCGCGGACCTGGTGGGAGACAATGTTGGCGACTGCGCGGGTCGTGGTGCGGACTTGTTTGAGTCGACGGCGGCGGAGAATGTGGGCGCGATGATTCTGGGCGCTGCGCTGTATCCGGTGTTTGGCGTGAAGGGGATCCTGTTTCCGCTGATCGTGCATGCGATCAATTTGATTGCAAGCATTGTTGGTGTGTTTGTGGTGAAGACGCGTGAGGATGAGGATCCCATGCACGCGTTGAATAAGGGATTTTATGTGACCTCGGCATTGGCGCTGGCTGGATTTGCCGGGGCGGTTTATACGATGTTGAATGGGCCGCAGGTGCAGCCGATCTGGCTGCTTGGCTGCGGCGTGATTGGGCTGGTGACGGCGTTTCTGTTTGTTTGGATTACGGAGTACTACACGGAGGCGATCTATCGTCCGGTGAAGTCGATCGTTGAGGCTTCGGTGACGGGGCCGGCGACGAACATCATCAGCGGATTGGCTGTGGGGATGGAGACGCCGGCGATGCCGGTGGTGGTGATCTCGGCGGCGTTGTTGCTGAGCTACTACTTCGGCGTGCAGGGGTTGGCCGGTGTGGCGGGGATCAGCGACTATGCCAAGGGTATCTACGGAACGGCAATTGCGACGATGGGAATGTTGAGCTGCGCGGCTTACATTCTGGCGATGGATACGTTTGGGCCGATTACGGATAATGCGGGCGGGATCATCGAGATGTCGAATCAGCCGCATGAGATTCGCGACCGGACGGACAAGCTGGACTCGGCGGGGAATACGACGAAGGCGCTGACGAAGGGGTATGCGATCGGATCGGCTTCGCTGGCTGCGTTTCTTCTGTTCTCAGCGTACCTGGAGGAGATTAAGACAATTGTAACCGATAAGGTTGCACTTGCTGGTGGCTATATGCCGGTGGGATGGAGCTTTACGAATATCAACCTGGCGCAGGTGCCGGTGTTTGTGGGCGCGCTGCTGGGTGCGATGTTGACTTACCTGTTCAGTTCGCTGGCGATCAAGGCGGTGGGGCGAACGGCGCAGATGGTGGTGAAAGATGTGCGCGATCAGTTCAAGGAGAATCCGGGGATTATGCTGGGGACTTCGAAGCCGGACTATGCGCGCTGCGTGAACATCGTTACTGGCGCGGCGTTGAAGGAGATGGTGGTGCCGGGACTGCTGGCGGTTGGTTTGCCGGTGGTGGTGGGTTTGATCTTCCGGCATTTCAGCGCGAGCTATCAGGCTAGCTCTGCGTTGTATGCGCCAGGGGCGATTCTGCCGGTGCCGGCTATTGGTGGAGTTCCTGTGAATCTGGCTGGAGCGGAGGCTGTGGCTGGGTTGCTGATGGTCGGAACTATTTCTGGCGTGTTGCTGGCGATGTTGATGAACAATGGCGGCGGCGCGTGGGACAACGCGAAGAAGTTTATCGAGACGGGGCAGTATGGGGGAAAGAAGTCGGAGGCGCATAAGGCGGCAGTGGTGGGCGATACGGTTGGAGATCCATTCAAGGACACCGCCGGGCCGAGCCTGCATGTGCTGATCAAGTTACTGGCTACGATTACGCTGGTGCTTGCGCCGTTGTTTGTCTAG
- a CDS encoding S8 family peptidase produces the protein MSVLIKSALAKSSLRTVSTRPLCRSISRLAALFLPLLPPLAAAQIDTTSVAPHRYIVLYRNGTIPADAEAHLVSAGTRLTQRNEHLGIAAVQSPPSQDDATTLRLLSAQPNVSYVLHDRIITALRLRLKPVAIKAADVNSGAEPLTPNSPVIGRLPTHGPIVSTAPITLPPPPPPPPPSYDTYYTSTPQGWAVQQVGGYGNNVAGGPAHGPWDTTMGKGIRIAVIDSGVDQSHPDLASNLALNLTEVDQTAYPSACDDGSPQDQQGHGTWTASLAAGAIGPGTGKIIGVAPQATILNIKALQRMPASITGDTNPNDQCEAGEASGLLSWVMQGIEDAVTNRADVISLSVGAVADLTTGDGAGLLAAFNQITYAAAQANIVLIASGGNDGIDLSNPRYVELPAQSRGVLAIAASTNPACAQNTAPGATCTPGPVSLAYYSNYGAPLNALAAPGGSYPDGPDTGVSGWIQGACSSGLPNTIDGLPADSSHSYGCFSLGHTAYVQAMGTSASAPLAAGVAALLRAAHPDWSAATVVTAMRNSAATLPGLSIPLINAAAALTQPSPQ, from the coding sequence GTGTCCGTTCTCATCAAATCCGCTCTCGCAAAGTCGAGTCTCCGAACGGTCAGTACACGTCCGCTATGCCGAAGCATCTCGCGCCTGGCCGCTCTCTTTCTCCCACTTCTTCCCCCACTCGCCGCCGCGCAAATCGACACCACCAGCGTCGCTCCTCACCGCTACATCGTCCTCTATCGCAATGGAACCATCCCCGCCGACGCTGAGGCCCACCTGGTCTCCGCTGGCACTCGCCTTACCCAACGTAACGAACACCTCGGCATCGCCGCCGTACAGTCTCCCCCCTCGCAGGACGACGCCACCACTCTCCGCCTCCTCTCCGCCCAGCCCAACGTAAGCTACGTCCTCCACGATCGGATCATCACCGCGCTTCGTCTACGCCTCAAGCCCGTCGCGATCAAAGCCGCCGACGTCAACAGCGGGGCAGAGCCTCTCACCCCAAACTCTCCGGTCATTGGTAGACTCCCAACCCACGGCCCCATCGTCTCCACCGCTCCAATCACTCTCCCGCCGCCACCCCCTCCCCCGCCGCCGTCTTACGACACCTACTACACCTCCACCCCACAGGGCTGGGCCGTCCAGCAGGTCGGTGGCTACGGAAACAACGTTGCCGGCGGCCCTGCCCACGGTCCGTGGGACACCACCATGGGCAAAGGCATCCGCATCGCCGTCATCGACAGCGGAGTCGACCAATCCCATCCCGATCTCGCCTCTAACCTGGCTCTCAACCTCACCGAAGTCGACCAGACCGCCTACCCCAGCGCCTGCGACGACGGCAGCCCCCAGGACCAGCAGGGCCACGGCACCTGGACCGCATCCCTCGCCGCCGGAGCCATCGGTCCCGGAACCGGCAAGATCATCGGCGTCGCACCTCAGGCGACTATCCTCAACATCAAAGCGCTTCAGCGCATGCCCGCCTCCATCACCGGAGACACCAATCCCAACGACCAGTGCGAAGCGGGCGAAGCCAGCGGCCTCCTCAGCTGGGTCATGCAGGGCATCGAAGATGCCGTGACCAACCGCGCCGACGTCATCTCCCTCTCCGTCGGCGCGGTCGCCGATCTCACGACCGGAGACGGAGCCGGACTCCTCGCCGCCTTCAACCAGATCACCTACGCCGCCGCCCAGGCCAACATCGTCCTCATCGCCTCCGGGGGCAACGACGGTATCGACCTCTCCAATCCCCGCTATGTCGAGCTTCCCGCCCAGTCACGCGGCGTCCTGGCCATCGCTGCCTCCACCAACCCCGCCTGCGCCCAGAACACCGCCCCCGGCGCCACCTGCACGCCAGGCCCAGTTTCACTCGCCTACTACAGCAACTACGGAGCCCCCCTCAACGCCCTTGCTGCACCCGGCGGCAGCTACCCCGACGGCCCCGACACTGGCGTCAGCGGCTGGATTCAGGGCGCCTGCAGCTCAGGCCTCCCCAACACCATCGACGGCCTCCCCGCCGACTCCTCTCACAGCTATGGCTGCTTCAGTCTCGGCCACACCGCCTACGTGCAGGCAATGGGCACCAGTGCCTCCGCCCCCCTCGCCGCCGGAGTCGCCGCTCTTCTCCGTGCCGCGCACCCCGACTGGAGCGCAGCAACCGTTGTCACCGCCATGCGAAACTCAGCCGCCACCCTCCCCGGCCTCTCCATCCCACTGATAAACGCCGCAGCGGCTCTCACCCAGCCCAGCCCACAATAG